A window of Paremcibacter congregatus contains these coding sequences:
- a CDS encoding PAS domain S-box protein, with product MKEYWNEFNDLKENPNPLSEIIAHTVDGIIALDKEQNIVLFNKGAETIFGYSSAEILGRKLNVLLPKEIASSHHKRVENFGKSAKSARLMGERDILYGRAKDGHAVPLDIAIQHHPETNQVRYTAICRDISGRIKRERRLAVQKAKFETLFNSSNRLIFLTDEHGEIQEMNKTACNLLAGYKTSFIGQKICSCKFWDNKFDRALLQQQIAQLEQDNFSRISAKIISAEGKSYSLEVTLKTITVENTAPKRIVIEAMDVTQLAEINEALRKSENSLARAQKIAHLGNWEWNIENNGLEWSDEVFRIFGRMPGSFTVTYPAFIAAIHPDDLKKVEQAVDAAIHHQKTYDIVHRILTPEGIEKVIRERGEVLRDENGHPMHMTGTVQDITESWYRERALAGAQEKAEAANKAKSQFLATMSHELRTPLNAIIGFSGSMQSEIYGALDKQYKEYADYIQQSGQHLLAIINDILDLSRIEVGTIDVRADWIEPERLVEKPLKFISDRAQAKGITVHCQLDPKLRDVFLDERHTTQILINLLTNAVKFSNTGDQITLGVRTSPDEVEFYVQDSGIGMSKESISKVFNPFFQVDMSYSRTHEGVGLGLAIVKELTELQKGRVTISSALGEGTRASVFFPVPSDTATT from the coding sequence ATGAAAGAATACTGGAACGAGTTTAATGATTTAAAAGAGAATCCCAACCCTCTCAGCGAAATCATAGCGCATACTGTAGATGGTATTATTGCCCTGGATAAAGAGCAAAATATTGTGCTTTTCAACAAAGGCGCTGAAACCATATTCGGATATTCCTCCGCCGAAATTCTGGGGCGGAAACTGAATGTTTTACTGCCAAAGGAAATCGCCTCAAGTCACCACAAACGGGTAGAGAACTTTGGAAAATCAGCCAAGTCAGCCCGCCTTATGGGCGAACGCGACATCCTTTATGGCCGCGCCAAAGACGGCCATGCCGTCCCACTGGATATCGCCATTCAACACCACCCGGAAACCAATCAGGTGCGCTATACAGCGATCTGTCGGGATATTTCCGGAAGAATTAAACGGGAAAGACGGCTTGCGGTACAAAAAGCCAAATTTGAAACTCTGTTCAACAGTTCCAACCGATTAATTTTTCTCACCGATGAGCATGGCGAAATTCAGGAAATGAACAAAACAGCCTGTAATTTACTCGCCGGATACAAAACTTCTTTTATTGGTCAGAAAATCTGTTCCTGCAAATTTTGGGACAACAAATTCGACCGCGCCCTGCTGCAACAACAAATTGCCCAGCTGGAACAGGATAATTTTAGCCGGATATCGGCAAAAATTATCTCTGCGGAAGGAAAGTCTTATTCTCTGGAAGTCACCTTAAAAACCATCACCGTTGAAAACACCGCCCCCAAGCGGATCGTGATCGAAGCCATGGATGTGACCCAGTTGGCGGAAATCAACGAAGCGCTGCGGAAAAGTGAAAACAGCCTGGCCCGTGCGCAAAAAATCGCCCATCTGGGAAATTGGGAGTGGAATATTGAAAATAATGGTCTGGAATGGTCGGATGAAGTCTTTCGCATTTTCGGGCGTATGCCCGGAAGCTTCACGGTCACCTACCCTGCTTTTATTGCCGCCATTCACCCTGATGACCTGAAAAAGGTCGAACAGGCCGTCGACGCCGCCATCCACCATCAAAAGACATATGACATTGTACATCGAATCCTGACCCCTGAAGGCATTGAAAAAGTTATCCGCGAGCGGGGCGAGGTTCTGCGGGATGAAAATGGCCATCCCATGCATATGACCGGCACCGTTCAGGATATCACAGAAAGCTGGTATCGAGAGCGGGCTCTGGCAGGAGCCCAGGAAAAAGCCGAAGCGGCAAACAAGGCTAAATCTCAGTTTCTCGCCACGATGAGCCATGAGCTGCGGACCCCTTTAAACGCCATTATCGGCTTTAGCGGCAGCATGCAAAGCGAGATTTATGGCGCATTGGACAAGCAGTATAAAGAGTATGCCGACTACATACAGCAAAGCGGGCAACATCTTCTGGCCATCATTAATGACATCCTCGACCTTTCCAGAATTGAAGTCGGCACCATAGATGTGCGGGCAGACTGGATTGAGCCAGAACGACTTGTCGAAAAGCCCCTGAAGTTTATTTCAGACCGAGCCCAGGCAAAAGGAATTACGGTGCACTGTCAACTTGACCCTAAGCTGAGGGATGTTTTTCTAGATGAACGCCACACCACCCAGATCCTGATCAATCTTTTGACCAATGCCGTAAAATTTAGCAACACGGGGGACCAAATTACTCTGGGCGTCCGCACCAGTCCTGATGAAGTTGAATTCTATGTTCAGGACAGCGGAATTGGCATGAGCAAAGAAAGTATCAGCAAGGTATTCAATCCGTTTTTCCAGGTGGATATGAGTTACAGCCGCACACATGAAGGGGTAGGCCTAGGATTGGCCATCGTAAAGGAATTAACGGAATTGCAAAAAGGGCGCGTCACAATCAGCAGCGCCCTGGGCGAGGGCACCCGCGCCTCCGTCTTCTTCCCCGTTCCCTCTGATACCGCGACAACGTAA
- the ggt gene encoding gamma-glutamyltransferase, which translates to MKSCFLPFLRCLSLVVGLCVVAGGYALVSADSGQAENHQKASRHMVTAANPHAAQAGLEILRAGGSAVDAAIAVEAVLGLVEPQSSGLGGGAFLMHYDPTAPKGERIDAYDGREMAPAAATADMFQDVLNDNSKGFYDAVLGGRSVGTPSVVAMLYLAHQKRGKLPWGDLFAPALRLAEGGFKVSPRLHYLIDRDPLLRKMKASRAYFYNADGKAWPVGHLLKNPAYAKSLKIIARAGAAGFYHGPLAQEIVAAVQGSEVNPGKLTLEDMAAYKPKLRRPICGPYRVWTICGMPPPSSGGGTVASILGILQSFDLKAMGANSLAAVHVILEAERLAYADRDMYMADSDYVNVPMALFTDPFYLSDRARQIDLQRSMGHAEAGTPPGASRIAFAAGMTPELPSTTHFSIVDQWGQMVSMTATVESAFGSRVMAGGFMLNNEMTDFSLRWERDGLPVANRIAPGKRPRSSMSPTFVLDEDRNVVMAIGSPGGGSIIAYVAQTIINVLDWDMDLQQAIDQPHFLTRGGVVSLERDTGLSALEEPLRDKGHQVRSRTVNSGLHGIIVHRGADGTWYEGAADKRREGVVVAD; encoded by the coding sequence ATGAAATCGTGTTTTCTGCCTTTTCTGCGTTGCTTGTCGTTAGTGGTTGGTTTGTGTGTGGTGGCGGGGGGATATGCCCTGGTATCGGCAGATTCAGGTCAGGCGGAAAACCACCAAAAGGCCAGCCGGCACATGGTTACGGCGGCGAATCCCCATGCGGCGCAGGCGGGGCTGGAAATCTTGCGGGCCGGGGGCAGCGCTGTGGATGCCGCGATTGCCGTGGAAGCGGTGCTGGGGCTGGTAGAGCCTCAATCTTCCGGCCTTGGGGGGGGAGCATTTCTGATGCATTATGATCCAACCGCCCCGAAAGGCGAACGCATTGACGCATACGACGGGCGGGAAATGGCCCCGGCGGCGGCGACGGCTGACATGTTTCAGGATGTGCTGAACGACAACAGTAAAGGGTTTTATGATGCGGTGCTTGGCGGGCGTTCCGTGGGCACGCCGAGCGTGGTGGCGATGTTGTATCTTGCTCATCAGAAACGGGGGAAACTGCCGTGGGGCGACCTGTTTGCGCCGGCGCTCCGTCTTGCCGAGGGGGGCTTCAAGGTGTCGCCGCGGCTGCATTATCTGATCGACCGGGATCCGTTGCTGCGTAAAATGAAGGCCAGTCGGGCCTATTTCTATAATGCGGACGGAAAGGCCTGGCCCGTGGGGCACCTGCTGAAGAACCCGGCTTACGCCAAAAGCCTGAAAATAATCGCCAGGGCGGGGGCGGCGGGATTTTACCACGGCCCCTTGGCCCAGGAAATAGTTGCGGCAGTCCAAGGCTCAGAGGTAAACCCGGGCAAACTGACGTTGGAAGATATGGCGGCCTATAAACCGAAACTGCGGCGGCCGATCTGTGGACCTTACCGGGTGTGGACCATTTGCGGCATGCCGCCGCCATCGTCCGGCGGGGGCACGGTGGCCAGCATATTGGGCATCCTGCAATCTTTCGATCTGAAGGCCATGGGCGCCAATTCTCTCGCGGCGGTGCATGTCATACTGGAAGCCGAGCGTCTCGCCTATGCCGACCGCGATATGTATATGGCCGACAGCGATTATGTCAATGTCCCGATGGCGCTGTTTACCGATCCGTTTTATCTTTCTGACCGGGCGCGGCAGATTGATCTTCAACGTTCCATGGGGCATGCCGAGGCCGGCACCCCGCCCGGGGCGAGCCGCATCGCGTTTGCGGCGGGGATGACGCCGGAACTGCCATCGACAACCCACTTTTCCATTGTTGATCAATGGGGACAGATGGTCAGCATGACGGCGACGGTCGAGAGTGCTTTCGGCAGCCGGGTGATGGCGGGCGGTTTTATGCTCAATAATGAAATGACAGATTTTTCGCTCCGTTGGGAACGGGACGGTTTGCCAGTGGCCAACCGGATTGCGCCGGGAAAACGTCCGCGCAGTTCCATGTCGCCTACCTTTGTTTTAGACGAGGACCGCAACGTGGTGATGGCGATCGGGTCGCCGGGCGGCGGCAGCATCATCGCCTATGTCGCGCAGACGATTATCAATGTTCTTGATTGGGATATGGACCTGCAACAGGCCATTGATCAGCCGCATTTCCTCACCCGCGGCGGGGTGGTGTCTCTGGAACGGGACACAGGTCTGAGTGCATTGGAAGAGCCGTTGCGGGACAAGGGGCATCAGGTGCGCAGCCGCACGGTGAACAGTGGCCTGCATGGCATCATTGTGCATCGTGGTGCGGACGGAACCTGGTATGAGGGCGCCGCCGACAAGCGGCGGGAAGGTGTTGTTGTCGCCGACTGA
- a CDS encoding sensor histidine kinase — MVEKLKKLSIKSNLSVRLLLLTFSFVLLAEILIYVPSIANYRKSWLEERLSAANIAILAIEAAPDNMINEMMTKKLLTHAGVDAIVLKQKDKSQLVLNTDQPLEIKARYDLRDASYWTLVIDAMKTMFHVHPHNSMIQVTGSTDFTQPAQDNSYLQIIFHEDLLCEDMYAFSYNVMILSIIISLITAGLVYYSLSCLLIRPVRRLTNSVMSFRAAPEKATDDLTSDGRSDEIGIVMNEVGAMQTEIRRALTQKKHLAQLGESVSKINHDLRNILSSAQMVSDHLTTIDNPTVQKLTPRFVSALDRAVELCETTLKYGKAGIIKPILAPVDLKELVDEIALSYGIDDQPDLKFTNNIPRGFSLNADADQMYRVFMNLTRNALQAMHHRGEITITVQEENGQHVIDFSDNGPGIPDRIKATLFQPFHGSSNGGSGLGLAISREIIEAHGGTLELLQTDEKGSRFRITLP, encoded by the coding sequence ATGGTTGAGAAGTTAAAAAAACTGTCGATAAAATCAAATTTGTCTGTGCGCCTCTTGCTGCTGACATTTTCCTTTGTCTTGCTTGCTGAAATCTTGATTTATGTGCCTTCCATTGCCAATTACCGCAAATCCTGGCTGGAAGAACGCCTGTCAGCGGCCAATATTGCGATTCTCGCGATTGAGGCCGCGCCGGACAACATGATCAATGAAATGATGACCAAAAAACTTCTGACACATGCCGGGGTTGACGCCATCGTGTTGAAACAAAAAGATAAAAGTCAGCTTGTTCTTAACACAGACCAACCTCTGGAGATCAAGGCCCGCTATGACCTGCGGGATGCGTCTTACTGGACCTTGGTAATTGATGCCATGAAAACCATGTTTCACGTTCACCCCCATAACAGCATGATCCAGGTCACCGGTTCGACTGACTTCACCCAGCCTGCCCAGGACAATTCCTATCTCCAGATCATCTTTCATGAAGACCTGTTGTGTGAAGACATGTACGCCTTTTCCTATAATGTCATGATCCTGTCGATCATCATTTCTCTCATCACCGCAGGATTGGTATATTACAGCCTGTCCTGCCTGCTGATTCGCCCGGTGCGTCGTCTGACCAACAGCGTCATGTCCTTCCGCGCCGCGCCGGAAAAAGCCACCGATGACCTTACCTCCGATGGCCGTAGCGACGAAATCGGCATCGTAATGAATGAAGTCGGTGCCATGCAAACCGAGATTCGCCGGGCCCTGACCCAAAAGAAACATCTGGCCCAACTGGGGGAAAGCGTCAGCAAGATCAATCATGACCTGCGCAACATCTTGTCCAGCGCGCAGATGGTGTCCGATCACCTGACCACCATCGACAACCCTACTGTACAAAAACTCACGCCGCGTTTCGTATCGGCCCTCGACCGGGCGGTGGAATTATGTGAAACCACCCTGAAATATGGCAAGGCCGGCATCATCAAACCCATTCTGGCGCCGGTGGACCTGAAGGAACTGGTTGATGAAATCGCTCTGTCCTATGGCATTGACGATCAGCCTGACCTGAAATTCACCAATAACATCCCCCGGGGATTTAGCCTCAATGCCGACGCCGACCAGATGTATCGGGTATTCATGAACCTGACCCGGAACGCCTTGCAGGCCATGCATCACCGCGGCGAGATCACCATCACCGTTCAAGAAGAAAACGGGCAGCATGTGATTGATTTTTCCGACAATGGCCCCGGCATCCCTGACCGGATAAAAGCCACTTTATTTCAACCTTTTCACGGCAGCAGTAACGGCGGTTCCGGTCTTGGTCTCGCCATTTCACGGGAAATCATAGAAGCCCACGGCGGAACGCTGGAACTGCTCCAGACCGACGAGAAGGGCAGCCGGTTCCGCATTACCCTGCCCTGA
- the rpmH gene encoding 50S ribosomal protein L34: MKRTFQPSVLVRKRRHGFRSRSATVGGRRVLSARRAKGRKRLSA, from the coding sequence GTGAAACGTACATTTCAGCCAAGTGTTCTGGTTCGCAAACGTCGGCACGGTTTCCGGTCACGGTCTGCCACAGTAGGTGGTCGTCGGGTTCTGTCAGCACGTCGTGCAAAAGGACGGAAACGTCTTTCTGCATAA
- the rnpA gene encoding ribonuclease P protein component, whose protein sequence is MSQAALSLSVLKKRPDFLRVAATQVKWVSGSLIVQMAPRPDQAAAHTTDIRVGYTASKKVGNAVARVRAKRRLREVARAVLPEQGRAGTDYVLIARTATVDVPYDQLIRDLRWCVRRLHEPRDPDKVRNSTGRKSLKRREKPDLKAEKGDA, encoded by the coding sequence ATGTCCCAGGCGGCTTTAAGCCTTTCAGTCTTGAAAAAACGACCCGATTTCTTACGGGTGGCGGCCACCCAGGTCAAATGGGTGTCGGGCAGCTTGATTGTGCAGATGGCGCCCAGACCAGACCAGGCGGCGGCACATACCACAGATATCAGGGTGGGCTATACCGCCAGTAAGAAAGTCGGCAATGCTGTGGCTCGGGTACGGGCCAAGCGGCGCTTGCGGGAAGTGGCGCGCGCGGTGCTGCCGGAGCAGGGTCGGGCGGGCACGGATTATGTCCTGATTGCGCGGACTGCGACGGTGGATGTGCCCTATGATCAGCTGATTCGCGACCTGCGGTGGTGTGTTCGACGACTGCATGAACCCCGTGATCCTGATAAAGTGCGCAATTCCACAGGTCGCAAGTCTCTGAAAAGACGCGAAAAACCTGATCTTAAGGCAGAGAAGGGGGACGCATAG
- the yidD gene encoding membrane protein insertion efficiency factor YidD has translation MKLVIWLLKGMITVYRYTVSPLLGKNCRYLPTCSDYAYQAIDRFGPFKGTWLALRRIGRCHPWGGEGYDPVPDRVDNSGDISGKRKCCNGKADHSVGQKK, from the coding sequence GTGAAACTGGTCATCTGGCTCTTGAAAGGCATGATCACAGTCTATAGATATACAGTCTCGCCGTTGCTGGGTAAAAACTGTCGATATCTGCCGACCTGTTCGGACTATGCCTATCAGGCGATCGACCGGTTTGGGCCTTTCAAGGGGACCTGGCTGGCGTTGCGGCGCATTGGCCGCTGTCATCCCTGGGGAGGCGAAGGATATGATCCTGTACCGGATCGGGTGGATAATTCTGGAGATATTTCCGGAAAAAGAAAATGTTGTAACGGCAAAGCCGATCATTCGGTGGGCCAAAAAAAGTAA
- the yidC gene encoding membrane protein insertase YidC, with product MEDNRNFMIAIGLTLVILLGYTYFYDAPRQEALEQARLEQQKVEAAQKGDELPDLNSGDAAPGNLANPSADGDMQISATREELISNRDKVLIKSPRLHGSIALKGGRLDDLTLADYKVSLEEGAEDVALLSPEGSKKAYFVDLNWGVEGSKAPTADTVWAADQDTLEAGGAVTLSWDNGEGLLFTRTITLDENYMFGVSQKVTNSSDSAVKVAQYGRVVRKGRPEGQALYILHEGPMWSLDEGIEEYSYGDLEDMGPKDKITASGTDGGWVGITDKYWLVALIPDAKKDFNVEVYRRGNETSENFYANYFHNWTVLPAGESYVETSRLFAGAKEVSLLDYYTDIENVKMLNYAIDWGMFYFLTKPIFYLLEILYGLAGNFGVAILLLTALVKLALFPIANKGYKSMNKMKVLQPKMQALKEKYGDDKAKMQQATMELYKKEKVNPVSGCLPMFLQFPVFFALYKVLYVTIDMRHAPFFGWIKDLSAPDTMLVTNLFGLIPWEPTGFLALGILPVVMGFTMWLQMQMTPSSGDPMQRKIMLFMPIVFTFMLSQFSVGLVIYWTCSNILGILQQWVLMRRADPVPTADKKA from the coding sequence ATGGAAGACAACCGTAATTTTATGATCGCTATTGGTCTGACCTTGGTGATTTTGCTGGGCTATACCTATTTCTATGACGCCCCGCGTCAGGAGGCCCTGGAACAAGCACGGCTTGAGCAGCAAAAAGTGGAAGCCGCTCAAAAAGGTGACGAACTTCCTGACTTGAACTCTGGTGATGCGGCCCCGGGTAATCTGGCCAATCCTTCGGCAGACGGCGATATGCAAATCTCCGCCACGCGTGAAGAACTGATCAGCAACCGTGATAAGGTCCTGATCAAAAGCCCGCGCCTCCACGGCTCTATCGCCCTGAAAGGCGGCCGACTGGATGACCTGACGCTGGCTGATTATAAAGTTTCCCTGGAAGAAGGTGCCGAGGATGTTGCGCTTTTGAGCCCGGAAGGCAGTAAGAAAGCCTATTTCGTTGATTTGAACTGGGGCGTTGAGGGCAGCAAGGCGCCAACAGCGGATACCGTATGGGCGGCGGATCAGGATACGCTGGAAGCCGGCGGTGCGGTAACCTTGTCGTGGGATAATGGCGAAGGCCTTTTGTTTACCCGGACCATCACCCTTGATGAAAATTACATGTTTGGGGTAAGCCAAAAAGTTACCAACAGTTCTGATAGCGCGGTTAAGGTGGCGCAATACGGTCGTGTTGTCCGTAAAGGCCGTCCGGAAGGACAGGCGCTTTATATCCTTCATGAAGGACCAATGTGGTCTTTGGATGAAGGGATTGAGGAATATTCTTACGGTGACCTGGAAGACATGGGACCGAAAGATAAAATTACGGCCAGCGGCACCGATGGCGGCTGGGTGGGCATCACCGATAAATACTGGTTGGTGGCCCTGATTCCGGATGCGAAAAAGGATTTTAATGTTGAGGTTTATCGTCGGGGCAATGAGACGTCGGAAAACTTCTATGCCAATTATTTCCATAACTGGACGGTTTTGCCCGCCGGTGAAAGCTATGTCGAGACGTCACGGCTGTTTGCCGGGGCGAAAGAAGTTTCATTGCTGGATTATTATACCGACATCGAAAATGTCAAAATGCTCAATTACGCGATTGACTGGGGCATGTTCTACTTCCTGACCAAACCGATTTTCTATCTTCTGGAGATCCTCTATGGTTTGGCGGGCAACTTCGGGGTTGCGATCCTGTTGCTGACGGCGCTGGTGAAACTGGCGCTGTTCCCGATTGCTAACAAAGGCTACAAGTCCATGAACAAGATGAAAGTCTTGCAGCCCAAGATGCAGGCCCTGAAAGAGAAATACGGCGATGACAAGGCCAAGATGCAGCAGGCCACGATGGAGCTTTACAAAAAGGAAAAGGTCAATCCGGTTTCCGGCTGTCTGCCCATGTTCCTGCAATTCCCGGTTTTCTTTGCGCTCTATAAAGTGCTTTATGTGACGATTGATATGCGTCATGCGCCCTTCTTTGGCTGGATCAAGGATCTGTCCGCGCCGGATACCATGCTGGTCACCAACCTGTTTGGTCTGATCCCTTGGGAACCTACGGGCTTTCTGGCGCTGGGGATCTTGCCGGTGGTCATGGGCTTTACCATGTGGTTGCAGATGCAGATGACGCCATCCTCCGGTGATCCGATGCAGCGCAAGATTATGCTGTTTATGCCGATTGTCTTCACCTTCATGTTGTCACAATTCTCTGTTGGTTTGGTGATTTACTGGACGTGTAGTAACATCCTCGGCATCCTGCAGCAGTGGGTATTGATGCGCCGGGCTGATCCGGTGCCGACCGCCGACAAGAAGGCGTAA
- the yihA gene encoding ribosome biogenesis GTP-binding protein YihA/YsxC, translated as MEEPNLEQQAELEAQRLERGRLLFAKRAEFMLGVVALKHLPPADRVEVSFAGRSNVGKSSLLNALVGQNGLARTSNTPGRTQEVNFFEIGAKDEDGLYLSDLPGYGYAKVSRSLVKEWTKLLKSYLRGRPNLRRAFVLVDSRHGIKDSDREIMTMMDECAVSYQIVLTKMDKIKKAEQEKVVAKTQADVRKNVAAHPEVLLTSSTKGDGIAELRATIADMVYGG; from the coding sequence TTGGAAGAACCAAATCTGGAACAGCAGGCCGAGCTTGAGGCGCAACGCCTTGAGCGCGGGCGTCTGTTGTTCGCCAAGCGGGCCGAATTTATGCTCGGTGTTGTGGCGTTGAAGCATTTGCCGCCGGCCGACCGGGTCGAGGTATCCTTCGCCGGCCGCTCCAATGTAGGAAAATCCAGCCTGCTGAACGCTCTGGTCGGGCAGAACGGCCTTGCGCGGACCTCCAATACCCCCGGTCGGACCCAGGAAGTCAACTTCTTCGAGATTGGCGCAAAGGACGAAGACGGACTTTATCTGTCGGACCTTCCGGGGTATGGCTATGCCAAAGTGTCGCGCTCTCTGGTCAAGGAATGGACAAAATTGCTGAAGAGCTACCTGCGGGGACGTCCCAATCTGCGGCGCGCCTTTGTGCTGGTGGACAGCCGTCACGGCATCAAGGATAGTGACCGCGAAATCATGACCATGATGGATGAATGTGCGGTATCCTATCAGATCGTCCTGACCAAGATGGACAAGATCAAAAAAGCAGAACAGGAAAAGGTGGTCGCCAAAACCCAGGCGGATGTCCGTAAGAATGTCGCCGCTCACCCGGAAGTTCTGTTGACCAGTTCCACCAAGGGAGATGGTATCGCCGAATTGCGGGCCACCATTGCCGATATGGTATATGGAGGATAA
- the argB gene encoding acetylglutamate kinase — protein MTDAVLSAKEKKKASWIKKASILSEALPYMRRYSGKTIVIKYGGHAMGDEDLALSFAHDVVLMKQVGMNPIVVHGGGPQIGRMLDRLKIESSFIDGLRVTDKATVEVVEMVLSGSINKSIVGAINRVGGHAIGLSGKDNNLVVAEPLRRTKKDPDSQIEQILDLGFVGYPKEVNGDFLKMFQNTNIIPVIAPIGLGETGETYNINADTMAGAIAGSLVAERLLLLTDVAGVLDKDKILLPDLTEEKTHALIADGTILGGMIPKVDTCLHAVEKGVKGSVIIDGRVEHALLLELFTEHGVGTLIHK, from the coding sequence ATGACGGACGCTGTTCTCTCAGCAAAAGAAAAGAAAAAGGCGAGCTGGATAAAAAAAGCCAGCATTCTGTCTGAGGCGCTGCCGTATATGCGCCGTTACAGCGGCAAGACCATTGTCATCAAATATGGCGGACATGCCATGGGGGATGAGGATCTGGCCCTAAGTTTCGCCCATGATGTGGTGCTGATGAAACAGGTCGGCATGAATCCGATCGTGGTCCATGGTGGCGGCCCGCAGATTGGCCGTATGCTGGACCGTCTGAAGATCGAGAGTTCCTTCATTGACGGCTTGAGAGTTACCGACAAGGCGACTGTTGAAGTCGTGGAAATGGTCCTGTCCGGCAGCATCAATAAATCCATTGTCGGGGCGATTAACCGGGTGGGAGGGCACGCCATCGGCCTGAGCGGCAAGGATAACAACCTTGTGGTGGCGGAACCATTGCGCCGGACCAAGAAAGACCCGGATTCCCAGATCGAACAGATTCTCGATCTGGGTTTTGTCGGCTACCCGAAAGAGGTCAACGGCGATTTCCTGAAGATGTTCCAGAATACCAACATTATTCCGGTGATCGCGCCGATCGGCCTTGGCGAGACGGGGGAAACCTATAACATAAATGCCGATACCATGGCGGGCGCAATCGCTGGCTCCTTGGTGGCGGAACGTCTACTTCTGTTGACTGACGTCGCAGGGGTGCTGGATAAGGACAAGATACTGCTGCCGGACCTGACGGAAGAAAAAACCCATGCATTGATTGCCGATGGCACCATTCTTGGCGGGATGATCCCGAAAGTGGATACTTGCCTGCATGCGGTGGAAAAGGGCGTCAAGGGGTCGGTCATCATTGATGGCCGGGTCGAACACGCCTTGTTGCTGGAACTGTTCACCGAACATGGGGTCGGGACATTGATCCATAAGTAG
- a CDS encoding DUF2336 domain-containing protein has translation MLKNILQKITGGDKTYSYEEAKTALKKQNRRDKTILASHAETKPEILYYLATDESPEVRREIAINQNTPHQANDLLVKDEDTEVRQELARKIARMLPDLTDDEVSKVRESALEILETLANDQLPQVRKIVSEELKTFDCVPKQIIRKLADDDHLEVCAPVLEYSPLLSTEDLKEIIAATTVSGAIKAIAQRDQVNEEVSEAVTASLDIPAVAALLANKNAQIRESTLDKIISQANEMEELHRPLAERPNLSLRAIKRIAGFVASSLVNRMISAHDLDESIATELLKQVRERIQETTGDEDDAESLASQAAQFHAKGLLDDAFIENTIKNRQRELLFHCLAQLAEMPLTSIRKILTSKKARRVVALAWRAELNMRTAIKLQLEIACIPSSQVINAKEGVQYPLSRAEMEYDLALYDGGT, from the coding sequence ATGCTTAAGAATATACTCCAGAAAATCACTGGCGGGGACAAGACATATTCCTATGAGGAAGCCAAAACTGCCCTGAAAAAACAAAATCGGCGCGATAAGACCATACTGGCGTCTCATGCCGAAACCAAGCCTGAGATCCTCTATTATCTGGCGACGGATGAATCCCCGGAAGTCCGGCGGGAAATCGCCATCAATCAAAACACTCCCCACCAGGCCAACGATCTTCTGGTGAAGGATGAAGATACCGAGGTGCGGCAGGAACTGGCGCGCAAAATCGCCCGCATGCTGCCGGACCTGACTGACGACGAGGTCAGTAAAGTCCGGGAAAGCGCCCTTGAAATACTCGAAACCCTGGCCAACGATCAATTGCCGCAAGTCCGGAAAATAGTCTCGGAAGAACTGAAAACCTTTGATTGCGTTCCAAAGCAGATCATTCGGAAACTGGCCGACGATGATCATCTGGAGGTCTGCGCTCCGGTTCTCGAATATTCGCCGCTGCTCAGCACAGAAGACCTGAAGGAAATCATCGCGGCCACCACCGTCAGTGGTGCGATCAAAGCCATTGCCCAGAGAGACCAGGTCAACGAGGAAGTCTCTGAAGCAGTGACGGCCTCACTCGACATTCCCGCGGTCGCCGCCCTTCTCGCCAATAAAAACGCCCAAATCAGGGAAAGTACGCTCGACAAAATCATTAGCCAGGCCAATGAGATGGAGGAATTACACCGCCCTCTGGCCGAACGCCCGAATTTGTCGCTGCGCGCCATCAAACGCATTGCCGGCTTTGTCGCCTCTTCCCTGGTCAACCGCATGATCAGCGCCCATGATCTTGACGAGAGCATTGCCACGGAACTCCTCAAACAGGTGCGCGAACGCATTCAGGAAACCACAGGCGATGAAGATGACGCCGAATCCCTCGCCAGTCAGGCGGCGCAATTCCATGCCAAGGGACTCCTCGACGACGCCTTTATCGAAAACACCATCAAGAACCGCCAACGGGAGCTTTTGTTCCATTGTCTGGCGCAGCTGGCGGAAATGCCTCTGACCTCTATTCGCAAAATCCTCACCAGCAAAAAAGCCCGCCGAGTGGTTGCCCTGGCCTGGCGCGCCGAACTCAACATGCGCACCGCAATCAAACTTCAGCTGGAAATCGCCTGCATCCCGAGCAGCCAGGTGATCAATGCCAAGGAAGGGGTGCAATACCCCTTGTCACGGGCGGAAATGGAGTATGATCTGGCGCTTTACGACGGCGGCACCTGA